The proteins below are encoded in one region of Armatimonadota bacterium:
- the moeB gene encoding molybdopterin-synthase adenylyltransferase MoeB, with protein sequence MITAGAMLSTEQLDRYSRQIVLEEVGVAGQRRMLDAKVVIIGAGGLGSPAALYLAAAGVGTLGIVDGDRVDLTNLHRQVLHYTHDIGRPKTQSARRTLEDINPDVRVIPHATVLTSDNALKILEPYDVVVNGSDNFPTRYLVNDACVLLGKPLVDASILRWEGQATTFLPGRGCYRCLFPTPPPPGAVPSCAEGGIIGAVAGFMGTYQAIETIKILLGVGTAQANRLMLFDALDGEVRYVRWARNPDCPVCGDAPTIRELIDYEQFCGVPMPDRAAPAVRSPAEVSAVEAAQMLAAGAQLVDVREAWEVAQSHIPGMRWIPMGEVEQRVGEIARDRPVIVYCASGQRSGKVTEWLRERGYGQAYNLAGGIIAWQNAHQPVAQGATQDQG encoded by the coding sequence ATGATCACGGCCGGGGCGATGCTTTCTACAGAACAGCTCGATCGGTACTCGCGGCAGATCGTGCTCGAGGAGGTAGGGGTTGCGGGTCAGCGCAGGATGCTGGACGCGAAGGTGGTGATCATCGGCGCCGGCGGGCTGGGATCGCCGGCGGCGCTGTACCTCGCCGCAGCCGGCGTGGGGACGCTCGGCATTGTCGACGGAGACCGGGTGGACCTCACCAACCTGCATCGCCAGGTGTTGCACTACACCCACGACATTGGCCGCCCCAAGACCCAGTCGGCGCGCCGCACGCTGGAGGACATCAATCCCGACGTGCGGGTGATCCCGCATGCGACGGTGCTGACATCGGACAACGCCCTGAAGATCCTCGAACCGTACGATGTCGTGGTCAACGGAAGCGACAACTTCCCCACGCGGTACCTGGTGAACGACGCCTGTGTCCTCCTGGGCAAGCCGCTCGTGGACGCCAGCATCCTGCGCTGGGAGGGGCAGGCCACGACGTTTTTGCCCGGGCGCGGCTGCTACCGGTGCCTCTTCCCCACACCGCCGCCTCCCGGCGCCGTGCCGTCCTGCGCCGAGGGCGGGATCATCGGCGCGGTGGCGGGGTTCATGGGCACGTACCAGGCCATCGAGACGATCAAGATCCTGCTCGGCGTCGGGACGGCGCAGGCCAACCGGTTAATGCTGTTTGACGCGCTGGACGGTGAGGTGCGCTACGTCCGGTGGGCCCGCAACCCCGACTGCCCCGTGTGCGGTGACGCACCGACGATCCGCGAACTCATCGACTACGAGCAGTTCTGCGGGGTGCCGATGCCCGACCGCGCGGCTCCGGCTGTCCGCAGCCCGGCGGAGGTGAGCGCCGTCGAGGCGGCGCAGATGCTGGCGGCAGGAGCGCAGCTCGTGGACGTCCGGGAGGCGTGGGAGGTCGCTCAGTCGCACATCCCGGGGATGCGCTGGATTCCGATGGGCGAGGTCGAGCAGCGGGTCGGCGAGATCGCTCGGGACCGGCCGGTGATCGTCTACTGCGCGTCGGGTCAGCGCAGCGGGAAGGTGACGGAGTGGCTGCGAGAGCGCGGATAC